In Leopardus geoffroyi isolate Oge1 chromosome D1, O.geoffroyi_Oge1_pat1.0, whole genome shotgun sequence, a single window of DNA contains:
- the LOC123602638 gene encoding olfactory receptor 4S2, with protein sequence MEKINNVTEFIFWGLSQNLEVEEVCFVVFSFFYTVILLGNLLIMLTIYRGKLFKSPMYFFLSYLSFVDICYSSVTAPKMIVDLLAKSKTISYVGCMLQLFGVHFFGCTEIFILTVMAYDRYVAICKPLHYTTIMGCDRCNKMLLGTWIGGFLHSIIQVALVVPLPFCGPNEIDHYFCDIHPVLKLACTDTYIVGVVVTANSGTIALGSFVILIISYTIILVSLRKHSAESRRKALSTCGSHIAVVIIFFGPCTFMYMRPDTTFSEDKMVAVFYTIITPMLNPLIYTLRNAEVKNAMKRLWGRKVFPEANGK encoded by the coding sequence atggaaaaaataaacaatgtaactGAATTCATTTTCTGGGGTCTTTCTCAGAACCTAGAAGTTGAAGAGGTTTGTTTcgtggtgttttctttcttctacacGGTCATTCTTCTGGGAAACCTCCTCATCATGCTGACCATTTACAGGGGCAAGCTTTTCAAGTCTCCTATGTATTTCTTCCTCAGCTACTTGTCTTTTGTGGATATTTGTTACTCTTCGGTCACAGCTCCTAAGATGATTGTTGACCTATTGGCCAAGAGCAAAACTATCTCCTATGTGGGGTGCATGTTGCAACTCTTTGGGGTACATTTCTTTGGTTGCACTGAGATCTTCATCCTTACCGTAATGGCCTATGATCGTTATGTAGCTATCTGTAAACCCCTACACTATACGACCATCATGGGCTGTGACAGATGCAATAAAATGTTGCTGGGGACGTGGATAGGGGGGTTCTTACACTCCATTATCCAAGTGGCTCTGGTAGTCCCGTTACCCTTTTGTGGACCCAATGAGATCGATCACTACTTTTGTGATATCCACCCTGTGCTGAAACTTGCGTGCACAGACACATACATCGTTGGTGTTGTGGTGACAGCCAACAGTGGTACCATTGCTCTGGGGAGCTTTGTTATCTTGATCATTTCCTATACCATCATCCTGGTGTCCCTGAGAAAGCACTCAGCAGAAAGCAGGCGCAAAGCACTCTCCACCTGTGGCTCCCACATTGCTGTGGTCATCATCTTTTTTGGTCCCTGTACCTTCATGTATATGCGCCCTGATACTACCTTTTCAGAGGATAAGATGGTGGCTGTATTTTACACCATTATCACCCCCATGTTAAATCCCCTGATTTATACACTGAGAAACGCGGAAGTAAAGAATGCAATGAAAAGACTGTGGGGCAGGAAGGTTTTCCCAGAAGCTAATGGTAAGTAG
- the LOC123602636 gene encoding olfactory receptor 4C16-like, whose amino-acid sequence MRLNNNVTEFILLGLTQDPVRKKIVFVTFLLFYLGTLLGNFLIITTIKTSRALGSPMYFFLFHLSLSDTCFCSSVAPRMIVDAFLKKSTISFSECMIQVFSFHFFGCLEIFILILMAADRYVAICKPLHYTTIMSPRVCAVLVAMAWVGSCVHSLAQIFLALSLPFCGPNVIDHYFCDLQPLLRLACTDTYVINLLLVSNSGAICTLSFVMLMCSYVNILYSLRNHSAEGRRKALSTCVSHIIVVILFFGPCIFIYTRPATTFPMDKMIAVFYTLGTPLINPLIYTLRNAEVKNAMRKLWKKKLILDDKR is encoded by the coding sequence ATGCGGCTGAATAATAATGTGACAGAGTTCATTCTCCTTGGGTTGACCCAGGATCCTGTTAGGAAGAAAATAGTGTTTGTCACTTTCTTGCTTTTCTATTTGGGGACATTGCTGGGTAACTTTCTGATCATTACTACTATCAAGACCAGCCGGGCCCTCGGGAGTCCaatgtactttttccttttccacttgTCCTTATCTGACACCTGTTTCTGTAGTTCCGTAGCCCCTAGAATGATTGTGGATGCCTTTTTGAAGAAGAGCACTATCTCTTTCAGTGAGTGCATGATACAGGTCTTCTCATTCCATTTCTTTGGCTGCCTGGAGATCTTCATTCTTATCCTCATGGCCGctgaccgctatgtggccatctgtaagCCCCTGCACTACACAACCATCATGAGTCCACGGGTCTGTGCTGTGCTGGTGGCTATGGCCTGGGTGGGGTCCTGTGTACATTCTTTAGCTCAGATTTTTCTGGCCTTGAGTTTACCCTTCTGTGGTCCCAATGTGATCGATCACTATTTTTGTGACTTGCAGCCATTGTTGAGACTCGCCTGTACAGACACTTACGTAATCAATCTACTCTTGGTGTCCAATAGCGGGGCCATTTGTACCCTGAGTTTTGTCATGCTGATGTGCTCCTATGTTAATATCTTGTATTCTCTGAGAAACCACAGTGCTGAAGGGAGGAGAAAAGCCCTCTCCACCTGTGTCTCCCACATCATTGTGGTCATCTTGTTCTTCGGTCCttgcatatttatatacacacgCCCTGCAACCACCTTCCCCATGGATAAGATGATAGCTGTATTTTATACACTTGGAACACCTTTGATCAATCCTCTGATTTACACGCTGAGGAATGCAGAAGTGAAAAACGCCATGAGGAAGTTATGGAAGAAGAAGTTAATCTTAGATGACAAAAGATGA
- the LOC123602637 gene encoding olfactory receptor 4P4-like has translation MGHENITEFILLGLFSDEDAKIACFVLFSLCYIAILSGNLLVLLTIRGSRLSEQPMYFFLSYLSFMDVCFTSTVAPKLITDLLAQRKTISYNSCMAQMFYAHFFGATEIFILVAMAYDRYAAICRPLHYMVIMSRPVCYIIVMASIIGAFIHSILHILIMVELPFCGPNRIDHYFCDVFPLLKLACMDTSLLVIAIITTTGVMSILTFVALVISYLIILSTLRTRSSQGRRKALSTCSSHITVVFLFFLPLIFTYVPVADSVSNDKVFALFYTMIAPMFNPLIYTLRNTDMKNAMRKVWCWHKRSEGK, from the coding sequence ATGGGACATGAAAACATCACAGAATTTATCCTCCTGGGACTTTTCAGTGATGAGGATGCAAAGATTGCCTGTTTTGTGTTGTTCTCGCTTTGCTATATTGCAATTCTCTCCGGAAACCTGCTCGTTCTTCTCACCATCAGGGGCAGCCGCCTCAGTGAACAGcccatgtactttttcctgaGCTACCTGTCTTTCATGGATGTCTGCTTCACCTCCACAGTGGCCCCCAAACTGATCACAGATCTGCTGGCCCAGCGGAAGACTATCTCTTACAACAGCTGCATGGCCCAGATGTTTTATGCCCACTTCTTTGGTGCCACTGAGATCTTCATCTTGGTGGCCATGGCCTATGACCGTTATGCAGCCATCTGCAGACCCCTTCACTATATGGTCATCATGAGCAGACCGGTGTGCTATATCATTGTGATGGCCTCGATTATCGGAGCATTCATCCATTCAATTCTCCACATATTGATTATGGTCGAACTTCCCTTCTGTGGCCCCAATCGGATAGACCACTATTTCTGTGATGTTTTCCCCTTGCTGAAGCTGGCTTGCATGGACACTAGCCTGTTGGTTATTGCGATCATTACCACCACAGGAGTGATGTCCATTTTGACCTTTGTTGCCTTGGTAATTTCTTACCTCATCATCCTGTCCACCCTGAGGACCCGCTCCTCTCAGGGCCGCCGCAAAGCCCTCTCCACCTGCAGCTCTCACATCACTGTCGTGTTCCTGTTCTTCCTTCCCCTCATCTTCACGTATGTCCCCGTGGCTGATTCTGTCAGTAACGACAAAGTTTTTGCCCTGTTTTACACCATGATTGCTCCCATGTTCAACCCTCTCATCTACACGCTGAGAAACACAGACATGAAGAACGCCATGAGGAAAGTGTGGTGTTGGCACAAACGGTCTGAAGGGAAATGA